Proteins encoded in a region of the Salipiger sp. CCB-MM3 genome:
- a CDS encoding peptidylprolyl isomerase encodes MRKLALLLSVLASPALAAGLDVQVEGEGANGTFHIELFDDVAPEASARLTELAKSGAYDGVVFHRVIDGFMAQTGDVQYGKLGEDLRMAGTGGSDMDDLPAEFSDKSFERGVVGMARSQNPNSANSQFFIMFAPAPHLNGQYTVVGEVTSGMEVVDAIKRGEGRNGAVIGKPDVMTSVSVTE; translated from the coding sequence ATGCGTAAGCTGGCGCTGCTGCTTTCGGTGCTGGCCTCGCCCGCGCTGGCGGCGGGGCTCGACGTGCAGGTCGAAGGCGAGGGCGCCAATGGCACCTTCCACATCGAACTGTTCGACGATGTCGCGCCCGAGGCCTCGGCCCGGCTGACCGAACTGGCGAAATCCGGCGCTTATGATGGCGTGGTGTTTCACCGGGTGATCGACGGCTTCATGGCGCAGACCGGCGACGTGCAATACGGCAAGCTGGGCGAGGACCTGCGCATGGCGGGCACCGGCGGCTCGGACATGGATGATCTGCCGGCGGAGTTCTCGGACAAATCGTTCGAGCGCGGCGTGGTCGGCATGGCCCGCTCGCAAAACCCCAACTCGGCCAACTCGCAGTTCTTCATCATGTTCGCCCCGGCGCCGCATCTGAACGGCCAGTACACGGTGGTGGGCGAGGTGACCTCGGGCATGGAAGTGGTCGACGCGATCAAGCGCGGCGAAGGCCGCAATGGCGCGGTGATCGGCAAGCCCGACGTGATGACCTCGGTGAGCGTGACCGAGTAA
- a CDS encoding peptidylprolyl isomerase gives MAEIKDPENTILIELKGGTVTIELLPDVAPKHAERMKELARAGEYDNVCFHRVIDGFMAQTGDVEHGDMEDGFNLRRAGTGGSDLPDLPAEFSKLPHDRGTLGAARSMNPNSANSQFFINFKDNHFLNGQYTVYGRVVEGMEHVDAITRGEPPAEPDRMISVKVAADA, from the coding sequence ATGGCCGAGATCAAGGACCCCGAGAACACCATTCTCATCGAGCTGAAAGGTGGCACCGTCACCATCGAGCTGCTGCCCGACGTGGCCCCCAAACACGCCGAGCGCATGAAGGAACTGGCGCGCGCGGGCGAGTATGACAACGTCTGTTTCCACCGCGTGATCGACGGTTTCATGGCGCAGACCGGCGATGTCGAGCATGGCGACATGGAAGACGGTTTCAACCTGCGCCGCGCCGGCACTGGCGGCTCGGACCTGCCGGACCTGCCGGCGGAGTTCTCGAAACTGCCGCATGACCGGGGCACGCTGGGCGCCGCGCGCTCGATGAACCCGAACTCGGCCAACTCGCAGTTCTTCATCAACTTCAAGGACAACCACTTCCTCAACGGCCAGTACACCGTCTATGGCCGGGTTGTCGAAGGCATGGAGCATGTGGACGCGATCACCCGCGGCGAGCCGCCTGCCGAGCCCGACCGGATGATCTCGGTGAAGGTGGCTGCAGATGCGTAA